The window TGACGAATGTGGGCCGGGTCGGCGTCGAGGAGCTCTTTCACCCGATCGATGTCAAGGTATTTCCAGACGGGGTGATCCTTCGATGCCGGTATCCGATCCATAATCCGGCGCTGTATACCCGCGATAGGATCCGTTGCGGGATCCGAATCGGCACGATCAGCGAGTTCCGTGCGGTGGATCAGCCACTCGCGGTCACGTACACGCTCTTGGCGCCCCCCGTAGCGACCGCTCCGGCTGCAGTACGGGGTATCGTGAAGATCCGGGCCGAGCAGTGCGGTCAATTCCCGGTGAAAGCGTGCGCCCATCCGATCCTCAAGTGGCTGGCTCAGCATTGCCGGCCACAGTCGCCTGCTGACCAGTGGCGAAATCCCGTCCTGCCGGTAGTCGTACGGCACCGTTTTCATACCGTGCCAAGTCCCGAAGTATTCGAGGAAGCACAATTCCGGCACATCGGAGAGCGCGAAGCCTTCGTCGACCGCCCGCTCGACGAAAGACGTCAACCATTTGCGAAACATGTTGAGGGCTGATGGCGATGCGATCGAGCGCACATGGGTCGGAACATATCGGCGCATCATCCCCTCGATCATCTCCTGTGGGGTCCGGGCATCCCGGTACTGATCGAAGTTTCCGGCACGACCCCAGTGAGCATCGAATGATCCGCGGGAGAACTCACCGCCGACACCGTCGAAGACCAGGAGCGGGCGGGGGGCGTGCGGCGGCGATTCGAGCAGCAGGTCGGTGATCTCCTCCCAGCTGATCGTCCCCGGCGAACCGGCCCGGAGGAAGGCGGCTGCGGCGTCCGTCGCCCGGTAGATCGGGACGGAGTCGCCGATGTCCCGGACATGATGGTCGAACCTCAGCAGCCGGGCGAGGGTCCGGCTCAGTTCGACGTCCTCGGTCAGCGGATACCCGGGCAGGTACTCGAAGGCCATGCACGTCGCCGAGACCTCGACCCCGGCCTCCCGCAGAGCCGCGCCGACCAGCCGGGAGTCGTACCCACCCGTCAGGTGGACGTGACGAGCGCGCCCGGGCCAGTCCGCAGACGCGGCCGACACCGCGACGAGATCGCGCGCCGCCTGGGCGTAGTCCGTGGGGCCCTGCCGGAAGTCCTCGGGGGACACCCGGTTGAGCGGCACGGCACTCTGCTGTCCGTCGGCGGAGAACCGGGTGAGGGTGCCCGGCTCGACCCGGTCGACGAGATCGCTCATCGGCTGCCCCGTCGTGGCGTTCCCCGTCACGACGAACGCCGCCAGCGTGCTCTCCCGGATCGGATCCGTGACCTCGCTGACGAGCGGGGCGACGTTGGCCAGCCAGAAGGCACCGCCCCGGCGGGAGACGAAGATCGGCAGCAGGCCCGCAGGGTCGGTTACGAGGCGCACCGCGTCGTCCGCCACGTCGATGACCGCGAACCTGCCGTCGAGCCGCCTCAGCAGTTCCGGCGGCGCCCCGAGGTACGAGGACGGGTCGATCGCGCGGCGGCCGTCCGCGTCCGGCCCGTCCCAGAGCACGGGACGCCCGGCGAACAGCGAGAATCTGTCACCCGCCGGGAAGGTGTACTCGATGCCGCCGAGTTCCGCTGGCGCGTGCGCCACCCACCGGCAGTGGATCGTGCCGCCGGGCGAGTTCCACGTGCCCGTCTCGGTGAGGGTGCCGGGCGAGTGCGAGCCCGCGAAGGCGCTCAGCCGGCGGGCGGCGGCCGCGTCGAGCTCGCGGGACGCCCTGCCAATACGAAGAACGAAGGCAATCATCTATCCTCCGTACGGACGGCCGAGATCGACTATTGCCTGCTCCTGATCGGACTCGTGCGAGCGCAGATCGTCGACCACGCCCCAGAGCGTCGCCGCGTCGCCGAAGGTCTGCAGGTTGATGTAGTCGTCGGGAAACTCCACCTCGAACTCGTCCTCGATTTCCACCAGGATTGAGATCAGCGCCCGCGAGTCGAGTCCCAGGTCAATCAGCGACCGGCCGGCGATCGGGGCACCGCCCGACAGCGGCAGATACCGGCGCAGGATGGTGTCGAACGTGTCGGGCCACCGACTGCCAGTCATGCGTTCCTCCCATGGCCTTGGAATTGCTGGGCCGCGCTGAACACGGGCCTCCCGGCTTTCGCGGACGTCGGGGGTTGCGCAGCGAAACTCGCCGCCGCGGCGGCGTCCGGGGTCTCACCGCACGGAAGTCATCCCGGGCGTGATCGGGGTGCCCGGATGAGCGGTCCTCTCCATACTGGATGACAACGGTTCGCTCATCAAGCGAGCGGTCAGACCGCGTAGGCAGCGGACTGGATGCGGTACAGCTCGGCGTAACGTCCCGCGGCGGCCATGAGCTCCTCGTGCGATCCGGCCTCGATGAGGCGACCGGCGTCCATGA is drawn from Micromonospora sp. Llam0 and contains these coding sequences:
- a CDS encoding phosphopantetheine-binding protein yields the protein MTGSRWPDTFDTILRRYLPLSGGAPIAGRSLIDLGLDSRALISILVEIEDEFEVEFPDDYINLQTFGDAATLWGVVDDLRSHESDQEQAIVDLGRPYGG